One stretch of Streptomyces sp. A2-16 DNA includes these proteins:
- the mug gene encoding G/U mismatch-specific DNA glycosylase, with protein sequence MTRFTPAELEAARDRLVPDVVADGLHVLFCGINPGLMTAATGHHFARPGNRFWPVLHLSGFTPRLLKPSEQQELLSYGLGITNVVARASARADELSAEEYREGGRLLAEKVARLRPRWLAVVGVTAYRAAFDDRKARVGPQERTIGASRVWVLPNPSGLNAHWTAATMAEEFARLRVAAERG encoded by the coding sequence ATGACCCGCTTCACCCCCGCGGAGCTGGAGGCCGCCCGCGACCGTCTGGTACCGGACGTGGTCGCGGACGGTCTCCATGTGCTGTTCTGCGGCATCAACCCCGGCCTGATGACGGCCGCGACGGGGCATCACTTCGCCCGGCCCGGCAACCGGTTCTGGCCGGTGCTCCATCTGTCCGGCTTCACCCCGAGGCTTCTGAAGCCGTCGGAGCAGCAGGAGTTGCTGTCCTACGGGCTCGGCATCACCAATGTCGTGGCCCGGGCGAGCGCGCGGGCGGACGAGCTGAGCGCCGAGGAGTACCGCGAGGGCGGGCGGCTGCTGGCGGAGAAGGTGGCGCGGCTCCGGCCGCGTTGGCTGGCCGTGGTGGGAGTGACCGCCTACCGCGCGGCCTTCGACGACCGCAAGGCGCGGGTGGGACCGCAGGAGCGGACGATCGGGGCATCGCGCGTGTGGGTGCTGCCCAATCCGAGCGGCCTCAACGCGCACTGGACGGCGGCGACGATGGCGGAGGAGTTCGCCCGGCTGCGGGTGGCGGCGGAGCGGGGCTAG
- a CDS encoding ABC transporter permease yields the protein MHFAPVLRSEWLKIRTLRSLLGALLALFAATTAFSAIAGVSETSDPEFDPLFMALSGVAPGQIAAITFGAMAVSSEFHGGGLRLSLAAMPRRGRWFAAKATAVAVPTLAVGLVTALSALLVARAGLGGAASGLSTGEQIRGVVGCGIYLTLMALLAAGLAAVLRSGVAALSLLIPFILVVSFVIGDVAGGATDFLPDRAGQIVLHETHDGPLGPWTGLAVTAAWAAAALAAGAWSVRHRDA from the coding sequence ATGCACTTCGCCCCCGTACTCCGCTCCGAGTGGCTGAAGATCCGGACGCTGCGCTCCCTCCTCGGCGCGCTGCTCGCCCTGTTCGCGGCGACCACCGCGTTCTCCGCGATCGCCGGCGTCTCCGAGACCTCCGACCCCGAGTTCGACCCGCTGTTCATGGCGCTGTCCGGGGTCGCACCGGGCCAGATCGCGGCCATCACCTTCGGCGCCATGGCGGTGTCGTCCGAGTTCCACGGGGGTGGGCTCCGGCTGTCGCTGGCCGCGATGCCCAGGCGCGGGCGGTGGTTCGCGGCGAAGGCGACAGCCGTCGCCGTACCCACGCTCGCGGTCGGTCTGGTGACCGCCCTCTCCGCCCTCCTGGTGGCCCGGGCCGGGCTCGGCGGGGCGGCGAGCGGCCTGAGCACCGGTGAACAGATACGCGGTGTCGTCGGCTGCGGGATCTACCTCACCCTGATGGCGCTGCTGGCGGCCGGTCTCGCGGCGGTGCTGCGCAGCGGGGTGGCGGCGCTCTCGCTCCTGATCCCGTTCATCCTGGTTGTCTCCTTCGTGATCGGCGACGTGGCGGGCGGGGCCACCGACTTCCTCCCCGACCGGGCCGGACAGATCGTCCTCCACGAGACGCACGACGGACCCCTGGGACCGTGGACCGGCCTCGCCGTGACCGCTGCCTGGGCGGCCGCCGCCCTGGCAGCCGGGGCCTGGAGCGTGCGACACCGGGACGCCTGA
- a CDS encoding ABC transporter ATP-binding protein, whose product MTSIEVQALTKEFGSRRAVDDVTFRVLPGRVTGFLGPNGAGKSTTMRLVLGLDRPTSGTATIGGRAYATLDEPLRHVGALLDAQAAHGSRTGRDHLRTLAASNRIPDRRVEELLEHTGLSSVARRRVRTYSLGMRQRLGIAAALLGDPGVIMLDEPSNGLDPEGIIWIRELLRRLAAEGRTVLVSSHLMTETASFADHLVVLGRGRLLADTPMREFIHARVQPGVRIRTTDPTALRSALARHGHDAVEHEDGHWTVHHARVDEIGVIASAAGVAILELAAEEATLEQAYLDLTAAETEFTAQPQEA is encoded by the coding sequence ATGACCAGCATCGAAGTCCAAGCCCTCACCAAGGAGTTCGGCAGCCGACGAGCCGTGGACGACGTCACCTTCCGTGTCCTGCCCGGCCGTGTCACCGGCTTCCTCGGCCCCAACGGAGCCGGAAAGTCCACCACCATGCGGCTCGTCCTCGGCCTCGACCGGCCGACGTCGGGAACGGCCACGATCGGCGGCCGCGCCTACGCCACGCTCGACGAACCCCTGCGCCACGTGGGGGCCCTGCTCGACGCCCAGGCCGCGCACGGCTCCCGCACCGGCCGCGACCACCTGCGCACGCTGGCGGCGAGCAACCGCATCCCCGACCGCCGGGTCGAGGAGCTGCTGGAGCACACGGGGCTGTCCTCCGTCGCCCGGCGCCGGGTGAGGACGTACTCCCTGGGCATGCGGCAGCGCCTCGGCATCGCGGCCGCCCTGCTCGGCGACCCCGGCGTGATCATGCTCGACGAGCCCTCCAACGGTCTCGACCCCGAGGGCATCATCTGGATCCGCGAGCTGCTGCGCCGGCTGGCCGCAGAGGGCCGCACCGTGCTGGTCTCCAGCCACCTCATGACCGAGACCGCGTCCTTCGCCGACCACCTCGTCGTCCTGGGCCGGGGGCGCCTCCTGGCCGACACACCGATGCGGGAGTTCATCCACGCACGCGTGCAGCCCGGCGTCCGCATCCGCACGACCGACCCCACCGCCCTCAGGAGCGCCCTCGCCCGGCACGGCCACGACGCCGTGGAGCACGAGGACGGGCACTGGACCGTGCACCACGCACGCGTGGACGAGATCGGCGTCATCGCCTCCGCCGCGGGAGTGGCGATCCTGGAACTGGCCGCCGAAGAGGCCACCTTGGAGCAGGCCTACCTCGATCTCACCGCCGCCGAAACCGAGTTCACCGCCCAACCCCAGGAGGCCTGA
- a CDS encoding histidine kinase, giving the protein MVRLLRPFGRAVTYTRWLHLFIAVVWPAMWMFVEEAWWIWPLAAVTLAPAGLVPAMRTVEGLQARLLLTGHRHNSESIDIVVAPSASWSDRGRLVLWLETRLLLGNVTAMLSMQLLISSVDLVASAFGRDVDEGALVLLGGHQWWHVLLAPLSLAALGATVVGSGRLVTALALRLLGPSPADRLAALEERTEQLLERTRIARELHDSIGHALTVAVVQAGAARAAGDPAFTDRALDAIEETGRAALEDLERVLGILRESGRPVSGRPTLTDAGRLLESARASGAKVDAELTGPVDTLPGPVSREGYRILQEALTNVLRHAGGVPVRVRVDVGAEALALEVRNPLTADIPGPGRGSGLRGIRERAALLGGRAHTGPDRGDWQVHAELPLR; this is encoded by the coding sequence ATGGTCCGCTTGCTGCGCCCGTTCGGCCGGGCGGTGACGTACACACGATGGCTGCATCTGTTCATCGCCGTCGTGTGGCCCGCCATGTGGATGTTCGTCGAGGAAGCGTGGTGGATCTGGCCGCTGGCGGCCGTGACGCTCGCACCCGCGGGGCTGGTGCCCGCGATGCGCACCGTGGAAGGGCTCCAGGCGAGGCTGCTGCTGACGGGGCACCGGCACAACAGCGAGAGCATCGACATCGTCGTCGCACCGTCGGCGTCCTGGAGCGACCGGGGGCGGCTCGTCCTGTGGCTGGAGACGCGGTTGCTGCTCGGCAACGTGACGGCGATGCTCTCCATGCAGTTGCTCATCAGCTCGGTGGACCTGGTGGCGTCGGCGTTCGGCCGGGACGTCGACGAGGGCGCGCTGGTCCTCCTCGGCGGCCACCAGTGGTGGCATGTCCTGCTCGCACCCCTGTCGCTGGCGGCGCTCGGGGCGACCGTGGTCGGCTCGGGCCGGCTGGTGACCGCGCTGGCGCTCCGGTTGCTCGGCCCCTCCCCCGCCGATCGCCTCGCCGCGCTGGAGGAGCGCACCGAACAGCTCCTCGAGCGCACCCGCATCGCGCGTGAGCTGCACGACTCCATCGGGCACGCGTTGACCGTCGCCGTCGTCCAGGCCGGTGCCGCGCGGGCGGCCGGGGACCCGGCCTTCACCGACCGCGCCCTGGACGCCATCGAGGAGACCGGCCGGGCCGCGCTGGAGGACCTGGAGCGGGTCCTCGGCATCCTGCGCGAGTCCGGGCGGCCGGTCAGCGGACGCCCGACGCTGACGGACGCCGGCCGGCTCCTGGAGTCCGCGCGCGCGTCCGGGGCCAAGGTGGACGCGGAGCTGACCGGCCCGGTGGACACCCTGCCCGGGCCGGTCTCCCGGGAGGGCTACCGGATTCTCCAGGAGGCGCTGACCAACGTGCTGCGGCACGCGGGAGGCGTTCCGGTCCGGGTCCGTGTCGACGTCGGTGCCGAGGCCCTCGCCCTGGAGGTCCGCAATCCCCTGACGGCCGACATACCCGGCCCCGGCCGGGGCAGCGGGCTGCGCGGGATACGCGAGCGGGCGGCCCTGCTGGGCGGCCGCGCGCACACCGGGCCCGACCGGGGCGACTGGCAGGTGCATGCCGAGCTGCCGCTCCGCTGA
- a CDS encoding response regulator transcription factor — protein MPVTVLLVDDEPLVRAGLRAVLEAQPDIQVVGEAADGAAVIPLVRQLRPDVVAMDVRMPLMDGIEATRAVLRSVEEPPKILVVTTFENDEYVYEALRAGADGFLLKRARPAEIVHAVRLVAEGESLLFPASVRQLAAQYGEEGGNRAARAAMERAQLTEREAEVLRLMARGLSNAEIAARLVVGTETVKSHVSAVLAKLGARDRTQAVIAAYESGFVAPG, from the coding sequence ATGCCCGTCACCGTTCTCCTCGTCGACGACGAACCCCTCGTACGCGCCGGACTGCGGGCGGTGCTGGAGGCGCAGCCCGACATCCAGGTCGTCGGCGAGGCGGCCGACGGGGCGGCGGTGATCCCCCTCGTACGGCAGCTGCGGCCCGACGTGGTCGCCATGGACGTACGGATGCCTCTGATGGACGGCATCGAGGCCACGCGCGCGGTGCTGCGGTCGGTCGAGGAGCCGCCGAAGATCCTGGTGGTGACGACGTTCGAGAACGACGAGTACGTGTACGAGGCCCTGCGGGCCGGTGCCGACGGGTTTCTGCTGAAGCGGGCCCGGCCGGCCGAGATCGTGCACGCGGTGCGCCTGGTCGCCGAGGGCGAGTCGCTGCTGTTCCCCGCCTCGGTACGGCAGCTCGCCGCCCAGTACGGCGAGGAGGGCGGCAACCGGGCGGCCCGGGCCGCGATGGAACGGGCCCAGCTGACCGAGCGGGAGGCCGAGGTGCTGCGGCTGATGGCGCGCGGCCTGTCCAACGCGGAGATCGCCGCGCGCCTGGTCGTCGGCACCGAGACCGTGAAGTCGCACGTCAGCGCCGTGCTGGCGAAGCTGGGGGCGCGCGATCGAACCCAGGCGGTGATCGCGGCGTACGAGTCGGGGTTCGTGGCGCCCGGGTGA
- a CDS encoding ROK family transcriptional regulator, protein MGRLTGGDPSLLRRINSAVVLHALRATDCATLTEITRVTGLSRPTVEGVVEGLIEGGLVVEKAADESVARRQGRPARRFRFRAEAGHLLGLDIGPHRVAALLSDLDGRVLGAVAKDVDETATADERLERLRTAVAELLRRAGVARDSLWAVGVASPGIVEADGTIRLCAALPEWTGLRLGERLSRSFKCPVLVENDANAAAVAEHWKGSATESDDVVFVLAGLSPGAGSLIGGRLHRGYGGAAGEIGALHLLGREVTPETLLSTTDQPLHPLDEQAVAEVFAQAREGDQRARAAVDRFIQRLVHDVAALVLALDPELVVVGGWAAGLDGVLEPLRRELARYCLRPPKVALSLLGEAAVATGALRLALDHVEEQLFAVEGTVTARR, encoded by the coding sequence TTGGGGCGACTGACCGGCGGGGATCCCTCGCTCCTGCGCAGGATCAACTCCGCGGTGGTGCTGCACGCGCTGCGTGCCACGGACTGCGCGACGCTGACCGAGATCACCCGGGTGACGGGCCTGTCCCGGCCGACGGTCGAGGGGGTCGTCGAAGGGCTCATCGAGGGCGGCCTGGTGGTCGAGAAGGCGGCGGACGAGAGCGTCGCCCGGCGACAGGGGCGGCCCGCGCGCCGGTTCAGGTTCCGGGCCGAGGCCGGGCATCTGCTGGGCCTGGACATCGGACCGCACCGGGTCGCCGCGCTCCTGTCCGACCTCGACGGCCGGGTGCTGGGCGCCGTGGCCAAGGACGTGGACGAGACGGCCACCGCCGACGAGCGCCTGGAGCGGCTGCGCACCGCGGTGGCCGAACTGCTGCGCCGGGCCGGGGTCGCGCGCGACTCCCTGTGGGCCGTGGGGGTCGCCTCGCCGGGCATCGTGGAGGCGGACGGCACGATACGGCTGTGCGCGGCGCTGCCCGAGTGGACGGGGCTGCGGCTCGGCGAGCGGCTCAGCCGTTCCTTCAAGTGCCCGGTCCTGGTCGAGAACGACGCCAACGCGGCCGCGGTCGCCGAGCACTGGAAGGGCTCCGCCACCGAGTCCGACGACGTGGTGTTCGTGCTGGCCGGGCTGAGCCCCGGGGCCGGTTCGCTGATCGGCGGGCGGCTCCACCGGGGGTACGGCGGGGCGGCCGGGGAGATCGGGGCGCTGCATCTGCTGGGCCGCGAGGTCACCCCGGAGACACTGCTGTCGACCACGGACCAGCCCCTGCACCCGCTCGACGAGCAGGCGGTCGCCGAGGTCTTTGCGCAGGCGCGTGAGGGCGACCAGCGGGCCCGGGCGGCGGTGGACCGCTTCATCCAGCGGCTCGTGCACGACGTGGCGGCTCTCGTCCTGGCCCTCGACCCGGAACTCGTCGTGGTCGGCGGCTGGGCGGCCGGCCTGGACGGCGTACTGGAGCCGCTGCGGCGCGAGTTGGCCCGTTACTGTCTGCGCCCGCCGAAGGTCGCCCTCTCGCTCCTCGGCGAGGCGGCCGTGGCGACGGGTGCGCTGCGGCTCGCCCTCGACCATGTGGAGGAGCAGCTGTTCGCGGTGGAGGGCACGGTCACAGCGCGCCGATGA
- a CDS encoding GntR family transcriptional regulator, which produces MGTTQLESVPEPKYWHLKTVLSEALDSEFSVGEILPNERDLAARFGVARATLRQALEQLELEGRLQRRRGVGTTVAPPRVGVAVGSEQHAWPGASGDDWQSVDCAVAVPPASVADALGTDREQPVHTVRRSRMTHGQPVAAELLYVPEASVPELSAIDAPSGAARARAVLRELQRLELESRENAVELGSARADDAKELDRLPGAPVLVVTTRYLAGGRTAAVSVATYRADTCRLTFGDSGAVEIHEGPQRQAS; this is translated from the coding sequence GTGGGGACCACGCAGCTCGAATCGGTGCCTGAACCGAAGTACTGGCATCTCAAGACCGTGCTCAGTGAGGCACTGGACTCCGAATTCTCCGTGGGTGAGATCCTGCCCAACGAGCGCGATCTCGCCGCCCGTTTCGGCGTGGCCCGCGCCACGCTCCGCCAGGCCCTGGAGCAGCTGGAGCTGGAAGGCAGGCTGCAGCGCCGCCGCGGGGTGGGGACGACCGTCGCCCCGCCGCGCGTGGGCGTGGCGGTCGGCTCCGAACAGCACGCCTGGCCCGGTGCGTCCGGCGACGACTGGCAGTCCGTCGACTGCGCCGTCGCGGTGCCGCCCGCGTCCGTCGCCGATGCCCTCGGGACCGACCGCGAGCAGCCGGTGCACACCGTGCGCCGTTCCCGCATGACCCACGGTCAGCCCGTGGCCGCCGAACTGCTCTACGTCCCCGAGGCGTCCGTTCCGGAACTCTCCGCCATAGACGCGCCGTCGGGGGCGGCACGCGCGCGTGCCGTGCTGCGCGAATTGCAACGCCTGGAGCTGGAGAGCCGGGAGAACGCCGTCGAGCTCGGCTCGGCCCGCGCGGACGACGCGAAGGAACTGGACCGCCTGCCCGGCGCCCCGGTGCTGGTCGTCACCACCCGCTACCTGGCCGGCGGCCGCACCGCCGCGGTCTCGGTGGCCACCTACCGCGCGGACACCTGCCGGCTGACCTTCGGGGACTCGGGCGCGGTGGAGATCCACGAGGGGCCGCAGCGCCAGGCCTCCTGA
- a CDS encoding RNA polymerase sigma-70 factor, which translates to MATETETDLFEEHRPVLLGVAYRMLGRVTDAEDVVQEAWLRWSAADRSEVREPRAYLVRVTTRLAIDRLRQVKARGETYVGPWLPEPYVTDFGDTVPDTAERAVLADSVSLAVLVVMESLSPLERAVFVLREAFGYPFADIAAMLDRAEPAVRQLAGRARRHVDERRPRYEVDPVRRRDLTERFLAAAGGGDLEALMSLLAPDVRLVGDSGGKTKAPLRALQSADHVGRFLVGIAERGLPDLTWRFLELNGGPAVLALADGKPDSVFQLDILDGRIQSIYIIRNPDKLRALPAF; encoded by the coding sequence GTGGCCACCGAAACCGAGACCGATCTCTTCGAAGAACACCGTCCCGTCCTCCTGGGTGTCGCCTACCGCATGCTCGGGCGCGTCACCGACGCCGAGGACGTGGTGCAGGAAGCCTGGCTGCGCTGGTCGGCGGCGGACCGCAGCGAGGTGCGCGAACCGCGCGCCTACCTGGTCCGCGTCACCACGCGCCTGGCGATCGACCGGCTCCGCCAGGTCAAGGCGCGCGGTGAGACGTACGTCGGCCCGTGGCTGCCCGAGCCGTACGTGACCGACTTCGGGGACACCGTGCCCGACACCGCCGAGCGCGCCGTTCTCGCCGACTCGGTCTCCCTCGCCGTCCTGGTCGTCATGGAGTCCCTGTCGCCGCTGGAGCGGGCGGTGTTCGTCCTCAGGGAGGCCTTCGGCTACCCCTTCGCGGACATCGCCGCCATGCTCGACCGCGCCGAACCCGCCGTGCGGCAGCTCGCGGGGCGGGCCCGCAGGCACGTCGACGAACGACGGCCGCGCTACGAGGTCGACCCGGTCCGGCGCCGCGATCTGACGGAGCGTTTCCTCGCCGCCGCGGGCGGCGGCGACCTGGAGGCGCTGATGTCGCTGCTCGCCCCGGACGTCCGGCTCGTCGGGGACAGCGGCGGCAAGACCAAGGCGCCGCTGCGGGCCCTGCAGTCGGCCGACCACGTGGGCCGCTTCCTCGTCGGCATCGCCGAAAGGGGCCTACCGGACCTCACCTGGCGCTTCCTGGAGCTCAACGGCGGGCCCGCGGTGCTCGCCCTGGCGGACGGAAAACCCGACTCCGTCTTCCAGTTGGACATCCTGGACGGCCGCATCCAATCCATCTACATCATCCGCAACCCCGACAAGCTGCGCGCCCTGCCTGCCTTCTGA
- a CDS encoding alpha/beta fold hydrolase codes for MSATVSFKVPSPQGPQPVTVSYARVGRGEPLLLLHGIGHHRQAWDPVVDILATERDVISVDLPGFGASPGLPEGLSYDLATTTSVFGAFCEALDLDRPHVAGNSLGGLLALELGRERLVRSVTALSPAGFWSQAERRYAFGVLLTMRHISRRLPLPLVERLSRSAAGRTMLTSTIYARPGRRSPEAVVAETLALARATGFDDTLRAGTAVQFGDDVPGLPVTVAWGTRDMLLVRRQGVRAKQIIPRARLVRLPGCGHCPMNDDPALVARVILDGSR; via the coding sequence ATGTCCGCCACCGTCTCCTTCAAAGTCCCCTCACCCCAGGGGCCCCAGCCCGTGACCGTGTCCTACGCGCGCGTGGGGCGCGGTGAGCCGCTGCTCCTGCTGCACGGCATAGGTCACCACCGGCAGGCCTGGGACCCGGTGGTGGACATCCTGGCGACCGAGCGCGACGTGATCTCCGTGGACCTGCCCGGGTTCGGCGCGTCGCCGGGGCTGCCCGAGGGGCTGTCGTACGACCTGGCCACCACCACGTCGGTGTTCGGGGCGTTCTGCGAGGCCCTGGACCTGGACCGCCCGCACGTGGCGGGCAACTCGCTCGGCGGCCTGCTGGCCCTGGAACTCGGCCGCGAGCGGCTCGTACGGTCCGTCACCGCGCTGTCCCCCGCCGGGTTCTGGTCGCAGGCCGAGCGGCGGTACGCGTTCGGGGTGCTGCTCACGATGCGGCACATCTCCCGGCGGCTGCCGCTGCCGCTGGTCGAACGGCTCTCACGCAGCGCGGCCGGCCGCACGATGCTCACGAGCACCATCTACGCCCGCCCCGGCCGGCGTTCACCCGAGGCCGTGGTCGCCGAGACGCTCGCCCTCGCGCGGGCGACGGGGTTCGACGACACGCTCCGGGCCGGTACCGCCGTCCAGTTCGGCGACGACGTCCCGGGGCTGCCGGTGACGGTGGCCTGGGGCACCAGGGACATGCTGCTCGTGCGCCGCCAGGGTGTGCGGGCCAAGCAGATCATTCCCCGGGCCCGGCTGGTGCGGCTGCCCGGCTGCGGCCACTGCCCGATGAACGACGACCCGGCCCTGGTCGCGCGGGTCATCCTCGACGGCAGCCGCTGA